The region ACAGTCCGCACCGCAGGTTGCCCAACGGCTCGGTGCTCACCGTCGAACCCGGTGGCCAGGTCGAGGTCTCCAGCCTTCCCACCACGTCCATGCAGTCGCTGTTCAGCGTCGTGGCCGCCGACGCCGCCTACGTCGAGCGCCGGTTGCGCGCCGCCGGGCTGGTGCTCGGCGACCAGGGCACCGACCCGTGGCGGCATCCGAAACGGCTCCTGCAGGTGCCGCGCTACGCCGCGATGGAGACCGCCTTCGACCGCACCGGACTGGACGGCCGGTTGATGATGTGCAGCACCGCCGGGGTGCAGGTCTGCCTCGACGCCGGTGAGCCGCACCGGGTCGCGGCGCGCTGGGCGGCGCTGCACGCGCTGGGGCCGGTGATGATGGCGACGTTCGCGAACTCGCCGATGCTGTTCGGCGAACGTACCGGCTGGGTGTCCACCCGGACCCGCGCGCTGCTGCGCACCGATCCGCCGCGTACCCGGCCCGGTCCGATCACGGCCGACCCGGCGAGAAGCTGGGCCAAACGGGTGCTCGACACCGCGATCGTGTGCCTGCGCCGCAACAGCAGCGACTGGACCGCGCCCAGCGGCGTCAGCTTCGCCGAGTGGATCCACGGCGCGCTGCCGGATCCGCCCACCCGCGACGATCTCGATTACCACCTGTCGACGGTGTTCCCGCCGGTGCGGCCGCGTGGCTATCTCGAGGTCCGTTACCTCGACGCGCAACCCGGCCAGGACTGGATGTTGCCCGCCGGGGCGATCATCGCGCTGTTCCGCGAGGAGTCCACAGTGGACAAGGTGCTGGCGATGACGTCCCCGGCGGTCGGGCGGTGGGTGCACGCCGCGCGGCACGGGCTGCTGGACCGGACTTTGGCACGCGGCGCCCGCGACGTGTTCGAGCTGGCGTGTCGGTGCTTGGAGGAACCGGACAGTCCCGCCGGGCTGTCCGACCGGCTGGCGGACTTCGTCGCACGGCGGCTCGCCGCCGTCGGCGACCGCTGAAGAACCGGAGGTGACCGGTGGAAAGCACGCGAAAACTGGCCGATCTGGGGATAGCGGACCTGCGCGCGCACGTGGCCGAGGAGTTGGCGCGCACCCGGCAGCGTAGTGCCGTGCTGACCGAGGCCGTCGACGACGGGGACCTCATCAAGCAGCACTCGCCGTTGATGTCGCCGCTGGTCTGGGACCTGGCGCACATCGGCAGCCAGGAGGAGTTGTGGCTGGTCCGCGACGTCGGCGGCGCACCGGCGATCCGCCCGGACATCGACGACCTCTACGACGCGTTCCAGCACTCCCGCGCCGACCGCCCGCAGTTGCCGCTGCTGGGCCCGGTCGAGGCGCGCGAGTACGTCGCAACGGTGCGCTCGAAGGTCTTCGACCTGCTCGACCGCGCTCCGCTGGAAGGCCGGCGGCTCGTCGAGCACGCGTTCGCTTTCGGCATGATCGTGCAGCACGAGCAGCAGCACGACGAAACGATGCTGGCCACCCACCAGCTGCGGGACGGGCCGCCTGCCCTCACGGCGGATCCGCCTCCGTCCGATGTGGACGCCGGGCTGCCGCCCGAGGTGTTCGTACCGGGCGGGCCGTTCACCATGGGGACCTCCGCGGAGCCCTGGGCGCTGGACAA is a window of Saccharopolyspora phatthalungensis DNA encoding:
- the egtA gene encoding ergothioneine biosynthesis glutamate--cysteine ligase EgtA — its product is MILPVSTDHAAADFPTSQVRTRAEAEAYVASVCFKHGPPRLLGVELEWTVHHSDDPGRTLDAATLISALGPHAPRSLVPDSPHRRLPNGSVLTVEPGGQVEVSSLPTTSMQSLFSVVAADAAYVERRLRAAGLVLGDQGTDPWRHPKRLLQVPRYAAMETAFDRTGLDGRLMMCSTAGVQVCLDAGEPHRVAARWAALHALGPVMMATFANSPMLFGERTGWVSTRTRALLRTDPPRTRPGPITADPARSWAKRVLDTAIVCLRRNSSDWTAPSGVSFAEWIHGALPDPPTRDDLDYHLSTVFPPVRPRGYLEVRYLDAQPGQDWMLPAGAIIALFREESTVDKVLAMTSPAVGRWVHAARHGLLDRTLARGARDVFELACRCLEEPDSPAGLSDRLADFVARRLAAVGDR